In a genomic window of Cynocephalus volans isolate mCynVol1 chromosome 1, mCynVol1.pri, whole genome shotgun sequence:
- the LOC134371517 gene encoding keratin-associated protein 21-2-like isoform X2 produces the protein MCGNYGGNSCGGCGSGCGCGCGYGSGCGCGSCSGCGSDCGYGSGCGSGCGYGSGCGCGCGYGSGSCGYRPLCYRKYYTSC, from the exons ATGTGTGGCAACTACGGTGGAAACTCctgtgggggctgtggctccGGCTGTGGCTGCGGTTGTGGATACGGCTCTGGCTGCGGATGTGGCTCTTGCAGTGGCTGTGGCTCTGACTGTGGATATGGCTCTGGCTGCGGCTCtggctgtggatacggctctgGCTGTGGATGTG GCTGTGGATATGGCTCTGGCTCCTGTGGCTACCGGCCACTTTGCTACAGAAAATACTATACCTCTTGCTGA
- the LOC134371517 gene encoding keratin-associated protein 21-1-like isoform X1, which translates to MCGNYGGNSCGGCGSGCGCGCGYGSGCGCGSCSGCGSDCGYGSGCGSGCGYGSGCGCGPGCGYGSCGGCGSGCGYGSCGGCGSGSGCGSGCGSNCGYGSGCGYGSKYGLGCGYGSGSCGYRPLCYRKYYTSC; encoded by the coding sequence ATGTGTGGCAACTACGGTGGAAACTCctgtgggggctgtggctccGGCTGTGGCTGCGGTTGTGGATACGGCTCTGGCTGCGGATGTGGCTCTTGCAGTGGCTGTGGCTCTGACTGTGGATATGGCTCTGGCTGCGGCTCtggctgtggatacggctctgGCTGTGGATGTGGCCCCggctgtggatacggctcttgcggtggctgtggctctggctgtggatacggctcttgcggtggctgtggttctggcagtggctgtggctctggctgtggctccaactgtggatacggctctggctgtggatacggctctAAATATGGACTAGGCTGTGGATATGGCTCTGGCTCCTGTGGCTACCGGCCACTTTGCTACAGAAAATACTATACCTCTTGCTGA
- the LOC134371463 gene encoding keratin-associated protein 21-1-like produces the protein MCGNYGGNSCGGCGSGCGCGCGYGSGCRCGSCGGCGSDCGYGSGCGSGCGYGSGCGCGPGCGYGSCGGCGSGCGYGSCGGCGSGCGCGSGCGSNCGYGSGYGYGSKYGLGCGYGSRYGCGYGSGSCGYRPLCYRKYYTSC, from the coding sequence ATGTGTGGCAACTACGGTGGAAACTCctgtgggggctgtggctccGGCTGTGGCTGCGGTTGTGGATACGGCTCTGGCTGCAGATGCGGCTCTTGCGGTGGCTGTGGCTCTGACTGTGGATATGGCTCTGGCTGCGGCTCtggctgtggatacggctctgGCTGTGGATGTGGCCCCggctgtggatacggctcttgcggtggctgtggctctggctgtggatacggctcttgcggtggctgtggctctggctgtggctgtggctctggctgtggCTCCAACTGTGGATACGGCTCTGGCTATGGATACGGCTCTAAATATGGACTAGGCTGTGGATATGGCTCCCGCTATGGCTGTGGATATGGCTCTGGCTCCTGTGGCTACCGGCCACTTTGCTACAGAAAATACTATACCTCTTGCTGA